The DNA sequence ACCTGGCCGAGAAGCCGGGTGGGTTCACCGAGCACGACGCCCAGGACATGATGAGCCTGGCGGAGGCGGCCGCGGTCGCCATCGAGAACTCCCGCCTCTACGCCGAGGCCCGCAACCGCGAGCGCTGGATCGCCGTGAGCCAGGACATCACCACCACGCTGCTCGAGGGCACCGAGGAGGAGGAGGCCCTGGAGATGATCGTCTCGCGGGTCCGCGACGTCGCCGAGGCGGACACCGCGCTCATCGTGCTGCCCTCGGTCGGGGACGCCTGGGCGTGCGAGATCGCCGACGGGTACCTCGCCGGGGACCTCCTCGGCCTGGTCTTCCCGCCCGACGGCCGGGCGATGACGGTCCTCAAGGAGGGCACCGGCCTCATCGTCGACTCCCTCACCCGGCTGCGCACGCTGCGCCTGCGCGAGCTCGCCCAGTTCGGCCCGGCCCTCTACGCGCCGATGATGCTGCGCGGTGAGGGCAAGGGCGTGCTCCTGCTGCTCCGGCGCATCGGCGGGCCGGAGTTCGACCCCTCCGACCGGGCCATGGCCGAGTCGGTCGCCCGCCAGGCCGCGCTGGCCCTCGAGCTCGCCGCGGCCCGGCACGCCCAGGACGTCGCGGCGCTGCTCGACGAGCGCGCCCGCATCGGCCGGGACCTCCACGACCTGGCCATCCAGCAGCTCTTCGCCACCGGCATGCAGCTCGAGGCCGCCCGCACCGCCGCCGCCGAGCGCGGCGACCCCGCCCTGACCACCCTCCTCGAGGACTCCCTCTCCAGCGTGGACGAGTCCGTCAAGCAGATCCGCGCCATCGTGCACTCCCTGCGCGAGCCGGACACCGCCGTCGTGCTCGTCGAGCGGCTGCGGCGCGAGGCCTCGCTCGCCCGGACCTCGCTGGGGTACGCGCCCTCGCTCGTCATCGACGTCGAGGGCACCGTCATCTCCGACGACGACGCCCAGGCCGGGCTGGTCGACATCATCGACGACCGGGTCGACGCCGACATCTCCGACGACGTCGTCGCGGTGGTCCGCGAGGGACTGTCCAACGCCGCCCGCCACGCCCGGGCCGCCTCGGTCCAGGTGCGCGTGAGCGTGCTCGGCTCGGGCCCGACCGGCCGGGTGGTGGTCGACGTCGAGGACGACGGCGGCGGCGTCGACCCCACCGTGAGCCGTCGCTCGGGACTGGCCAACCTCGCCACCCGTGCCCGGCGGCACGGCGGGACGTTCTCCCTCGGCAAGAGCGAGCACGGCCAGGGCAGCCTCATGAGCTGGCAGGTGCCGCTCAGCTAGCCACGGCCGGCAGGATCAGCCGAGCCGGTCCGGCGGGCTCAGGCGCACGGTGCGGCAGGTTCAGCCGCGCCAGCCGGCGGCGCGCTGCCCGGCGACCCAGGCGGCGACCTGGGTGCGGCGCTGCAGACCCATCTTCGACAGCAGCGCCGTGATGTGGTTCTTCACGGTCTTCTCCGCCACGCCCAGCCGGTCGCCGATCTCCCGGTTGGACAGGCCGTCGCCGATGAGCTCGAGCACGCGACGCTCGGACGGGGTGAGGTCGGCGGTGGGGTCCTCGTGGTCGGCGCGCCGGCGGGTGACCGTCCGCTCGTCCAGGAGGGTGCGGCCCGCGGCCACGGCCCGCACGACGTCGGCGATCTCCGCGCCGCGGACGGTCTTGAGGAGGTAGGCCTTGGCGCCGGCGGCGAGGGCGGACGCGAGCGCGTCGTCGTCGTCGAAGGACGTCAGGACGATGGGCCGGGCGTCCGGCACCTTCTCGCGCAGGGTGGCGATGATGTCGATGCCGGTGCCGTCGGGCAGCTGCAGGTCGACGAGGAGGACCTCGGGCCGGACGAGCTGCGCCCGGCGCACGGCCTCGGCCACCGAGCCGGCCTCCGCGACGACCGTGAGGCCCTCGGCGCGGTCGACGATCTCCGCGATCCCACGACGCACGACCTCGTGGTCGTCGATGATCATGACCCGGATGTCGTGAACGGGCGTCTCCTGCGTGTTCGGCACGCCCCGAGCCTACCCAAGGTGGCCGGGATTACGGGCATCTCGGCGCCCACCGGACGTGGCGCGGACCACATCACGGGCCTGGGGCGCGGTGGTCACGCGCGGACCCGGCGCTGGCAGCCCGGGCAGGAGAACGAGCTGCGGTTCATGAACTGCTCCCGCCGGATCGGCCGCCCGCACCGCGGGCACGGCAGGCCCTCGCGGCCGTAGGCGTTGAGGGAGCGCGCGAAGTACCCGGCGGCCCCCTCGACGTCGACGTAGAGGGCGTCGAAGGACGTCCCCCCGACCGCCAGCGCCTCGCGCATGACGTCGGTCGCGGCGTCGAGGAGCTCGCGCACGCGCGCCGGCGCGAGGCGGTCCGTGGGCCGGGAGCCGTGGAGGCGGGCGCGCCACAGGGCCTCGTCGGCGTAGATGTTGCCCACGCCGGAGACGAGGGTCTGGTCGAGGAGGGCGCGCTTGACCTCGGTGCGCCTGGCCCGGGTGCGCCGGACGAGCGCGGCGCGGTCGAGCACGGGGTCGAGGAGGTCGCGGGCGATGTGCGCCACCGGTACGGGCAGCACCGGGGCCGCGCTGCCGTGGCCGCCCGGCCCGCCGTCGGCCGTGGGGACCGTGCCGGCGACCATGACGTGGCCGAAGGTGCGCTGGTCGACGAACCAGAGCTGGCCGCCGTCGTCGAAGACCAGCCGCACCCGCAGGTGCGCGGTCGAGAGCGGGACGGTGCGCACGAGCGTCGGCGGGAGGGTCGCGGTGAGGTCGCGACGGGGCACCTCGGCGAGGAACGCGGCAGCGTCGGCGTCGTGACGCCGGCTGCCGTCGGGCTCCTGGACGAGGAGCTGGCCCGACATGCCCAGGTGGGCGACGAGCGCCTCCTGCGGCCCGTCCTGCTCGCCGGGCCCGCCGGGCTCACCGAGGTTGAGCCACAGGTACTTCCCGCGCCGGACCGCCGCGGTGACCGTGCGGCCGGCCACCCGGGCGGCGAGCTCGGCGGCGCCGCCGGGCTGACGGCGGACCGCCCGGGGGTGCAGCACCTCCGCGGTCGCCACCCGTCGCCCGACGACCCGGCCGGCGAGGCCGGCCCGGACCGTCTCGACCTCGGGGAGCTCAGGCACGCCGGACCTCGTCGGCCCCCGGACCGAGAGGCTCGGCCTCGTCCGCACCGGGGAGCGGGCCGGCGTCGCCGTCGAGCCGCTCGTAGGCGTCCTCGGCGGCGTTCTGCTCGGCGACCTTCTTCGAGGGGCCCACCCCCTGGCCGTACCGCTCGCCCTCGAGGAGGACGACGGCGGAGAAGGTGCGGGCGTGGTCGGGCCCGGTGCCGCTGACCACGTAGCCGGGGGCGCCGAGCCCGCGCCCGGCCGCCAGCTCCTGGAGCGAGGTCTTCCAGTCCAGGCCCGCGCCGAGGCGGGCGGCCTGGCCCAGGAGCGGCGCCACGAGCCGCTCGACGACCCTGCGGGTGTGCTCCAGGCCGTGGCACAGGTAGGTCGCGCCGATGAGCGCCTCGACGGTGTCCGAGAGGATGGAGTCCTTCTCCCGTCCACCGGTCACGAGCTCGCCGCGGCCCAGGAGGATGAAGGCGCCGAGGTCGAGGTCGCGCGCCACGCCCGCGAGGGCCCGCTGGCTCACCGTCGCCGCCCGCATCCGGGCCAGGTCCCCCTCGGGGACGTCGGGGTGGTGGCGGTAGAGGTACTCCGTCACGACGATGCCGAGCACGGAGTCGCCGAGGAACTCCAGCCGCTCGTTGGTGGGCAGCCCCCCGGCCTCGTGGGCGAAGGACCGGTGGGTCAGCGCCAGGACGAGCAGCTCGGGGTCGATGTCGGTGCCGAGCGCCCCCAGCAGCGCCTGGACGTCGTCGCGGGCGGGCGTCTCCACGACGTCGTCGTGCCTGGCCCGGCGCCGGCTCATCGAGCCTCCTCGCCGCCCTCGGGGTCCGACCCCTCGTTCTCGGCGAAGAGCGAGCCGAGGGCGGCCCAGCGCGGGTCCAGCTCCTCGTGGTGGTGGCCGGGCTCGGCGTCGTCGAGCCGGACCCCGCAGTGCGGGCACAGCCCGGCGCAGTCCGCGCGGCACAGGGGCTGGAACGGCAGGGCGAGGACGACCGCGTCACGCACGGTGGGCTCGAGGTCGAGGAGCTCGCCCTCGAGCTCGGGGAGGTCCTCGGCCTCCTCGTCGCCCTCCTCGGTCAGCGCGGCCTTGCGACCCTCGTAGTAGTACAGCTCCGAGACGTCGACGGTGATCGAGGAGTCGACGTCGCGCAGGCAGCGCACGCACTCCCCGTGCAGGGGCGCGGCGGCGGTGCCGGTGACGAGGACGCCGTCGGCCACCGCCTGCAGGGTCAGGTCCAGGTCGAGCTCGGCACCGAGAGGCACGCCGATGACCTCGGTGCCCATGTCGGCGGGGGCCGGGACACTCGTGCGCAGGGTGCGCATCGCCCCGGCCCGGCGGCCGAGGTCGTGCGTGCTGACCACGAGCGGGGATCGGGGGTCCATGGCTCTCCTTGAGGGTGACGGCGGCTCCGCGACGGTGCGCGGACCGGCGTCGATGCTACCCGCCCGGGCCGCTAGCGCTCGGTGTCGGCGCCACTCTCGCGGCCGACCCTGGCGGCGAGCGCCTCCCGGCCGGCACGGACCTGGGTGCCGATCGCCCCGAGGTCGATCTCGAACTGGGCCAGCTGGCGGTCGCAGTAGTCGTTGGCGTCCGCGGCGAGCTTCGCGGCGCTCGCCTCCGCCTCGGCGACGATCTGGGCGGCGCGCTCCTGCGCGAGCCGCACCACGCGCTCCCCCGCCACGAGCTCCTCGGCGCGGGCGCGGGCGTCGGCGAGGACGGCCTCGGCCCGGTCGCGTGCCCGCTCGAGCATCGCGTCGGCGTCGGCGACGATGTCGTCCGCGGCGTGGATCTCCTCGGGCACCACGGCCCGGGCGGCGTCGAGGAGGTCGAGGACCTCGGCCCTGTTCACCAGCACCGACGCCGACATCGGCATCGCCCGGGCGTTGCCGAGCATCTCGGTGAGCTCGTCGAGGATCGACATCAGCGAGGCACCCTCGCGGGTCTGCTCGGTCGTGGTCATCGCGTACCTCCAGGGACGGGTGGTGCGGGGAGCACGCGGCGCAGCGCCGCGGCGACGTCGGCGGTGACGAGGTCCTCGACCGGGCCGCCGTGGCGGGCGACGTCCTTGACGAGGGAGGAGGCGACGTGGGCGAGTGCCGGGTCACCCATGACGAAGACGGTCTCGACGCCGCTGAGGTGGCGGTTCATGAGGGCCATCGAGTGCTCGGCGTCGAAGTCGGCCGCACCGCGCAGGCCCTTGACGACGGCGGTGGCGCCCACCCGGGTGCAGAAGTCGGCGAGGAGGCCGGGCACGGCGGCCACCCGCACGCCCGCCATCGCGGCGGTGGCGGACCGGGCCAGCGCGAGGCGCTCGTCGAGGTCGAGGAGGTAGCGCTTGTCGGGGTTGTGCGCGACGGCGACGACGACCTCGTCGAAGAGGCCGCGCGCCCGCCGGACGACGTCGACGTGCCCGAGGGTGATGGGGTCGTACGACCCGGGGCACACCGCCAGGGTGCCGTCCCGCGTGGCGTCCATGGGCGTCACCGTAACGGCCGCGCGGGCCGACGCCGGGGAGGCGGGACCCGCGTGGCGGTGCTACCCCGACTGCGGGGCCGGCTCGCCCGACCGCGGGGCCGGCTCGGCGAACCAGACCTGGGTGTCGCCGTAGGTCCGGGAGTCGGTGCGGACCATCCCGGCCGGCCACGCCGGCTCGGGGCTGCGGCGCGAGCGTTCGACGACGACCACCCCGTCCGGGGCGACCCACCCGTCCCCGAGCCGGGCCAGGACCTCGGCGAGGTCGTCCTCGCCGATCTCGTAGGGCGGGTCGAGCAGGACGAGGTCGGCCGCCAGGGGCGGGCCGGCCAGGTGGGTCAGGACGCGTGCGCCGACGACGGTGACCCCGCCCAGGCCCAGGCCGGCGGCGTTCTTCCGGCACAGCGCCGCGGCCGGGCGGGCGGCCTCGACGAGGGTCACGCGACGCGCCCCGCGCGAGGCCGCCTCCAGCCCGAGCGCGCCCGAGCCGGCGTAGAGGTCCAGGACGACGGCGCCGCGGACGACGCCGAGGTGGTCCAGCCGGGAGAACAGCGCCTCACGGACCCGTTCGGAGGTGGGCCGGGTGCCGCTGCGCGGCACGTCGAGGCTCCGCCCGCCGGCCGAGCCGGCCACGATCCTGGTCATCGGGCCAGCCTAGGCTCCGCCCGGACCGCCACCGCGGCTCTACGCGGCCCGCCGGCGCCGCGCGGACGACCTCGAGGAGCTGGTGGACGTCGTCCCGGCCGGGCCGGCTTCGGCCGCCGTGGTCACCCCGGCCGTCAGGACGGTGTCGGGGGCCACCCGTGACCCCGGCGCGACCCGGACCCACTCCCCGACCCGGGCGCGTGCCCCGATCGTGGCCCCGCTCCCGACGACGGCGCCCGGACCCACGTGGGCGCCGGGCCCGATCTCGGCGTCCGCGCCGACCACCGACCCGCGGTCGACCCAGGCCCGGGCGGCGACCCGTGCCCTCGGCATGACCTGCGCCCCGGGGTCGACGTAGGCACCCTCGCCGACGAACGCGGTGGGGTCCACGCGCGCGGCCGTCTCGACGTACCCGCCACCGTTGGCGTGGGGCGCGTAGCGTCGGGTGACGCCCTCGTCGTCCTCGAACTCGTTGCGCTGCTGGTTGCGCATCCGTCCCTCCCTGTGCGATGCGTACACCTGTTCAACGCAGGACGAGCGAGACGTGTTCCGCCGGGTGCGCTGACGTACCGTGGACCGACATCGATTGACGACCTCACGCGTCCGGTACCTCCAGGGAGCACCATGTCCGTCCCCGTCTCCGTCCTCGACCTCGCGACCGTCCACACCGGTGGCACCGCCCGCGAGACGCTGGACAGCTCCGTCGACCTCGCCCGCCACGCCGAGCGGTGGGGCTATCGCCGCTACTGGTTCGCCGAGCACCACAACATGCCCACGGTGGCGTCCTCGGCCACCGCCGTGCTCGTCGGGCACGTCGCGGCGCACACGAGCACCATCCGGGTCGGGGCGGGCGGGGTCATGCTGCCCAACCACTCCCCGCTCGTCGTCGCCGAGCAGTTCGGCACGCTCGAGACGCTCTACCCCGGCCGCATCGACCTGGGCCTGGGCCGCGCCCCCGGCGGGGACCTGGCCATGCTGCGGGCGCTGCGCCGCGACCCCTCGGCCGCGGAGAGCTTCCCGCAGGACGTGGTCGAGCTGCAGTCCCTCCTCGGGCCGCTCTCCCCCGGTCAGAGTGTCCGCGCCACCCCGGGCACCGGCACCGAGGTCCCGCTGTACATCCTGGGCTCCTCCCTCTTCGGTGCCCGGCTCGCGGCGGCGCTGGGCCTGCCCTACGCCTTCGCCTCCCACTTCGCCCCGACGGCGCTCGTCGACGCCGTGCAGACCTACCGCCGCGAGTACCGGCCGTCCGAGCGTCACCCCGAGCCGTGGGTCATCGCCGGCCTCAACGTCTTCGCCGCCGACACCGACGCCGCCGCGCGCGAGCTCCACGCCGACGCCCTGCGCGCGGGTGCCGCCCGCCTGACACGCCGCGGCGAGGACCTCACCCCCGCCGAGGCCGACGCCGTCCTCGCCTCCCCCGCCGGTGACCAGATCAGGATGATGACGCACTACTCCGCGGTCGGCGGGCCCGAGGGCCTGCAGGACCAGGTCGAGATGTTCGTCCGGCACGCGGCGGCGGACGAGATCATCGTGGCGACGAACGCCCCGACGCACGAGCAGCGCCGCCGCTCCTACGAGATCCTCGCCGAGGCCCTCGACCTGGCGGGCTGAGCGCGGGCGGGGCGCGGGCACCTGCCGCAGACTGGCCCCATGACCGACGCCCCCCTCGCCCTCGTCTCCGGCGCCACCGGCTACATCGGCGGCCGCCTCGTGCCCGAGCTCCTCGCCGCCGGCATGCGGGTGCGCGCCATGGCGCGCCACCCGGACCGGCTCGACGGGCGGCCCTGGCGGAGCAGCATCGAGGTCGTCGCAGCCGACGCCCTCGACGAGGATGCCCTCGCCGCGGCGATGGACGGCGTCGACGTCGCCTACTACCTCATCCACTCCCTCGGCACCGGCTCGACGTTCGAGGAGCGCGACCGTCGCACCGCCCGCACCTTCGGGGTCGCGGCCCGCCGGGCCGGCGTCGGGCGCATCGTCTACCTCGGCGGCCTGCACCCCGAGGAGGAGGAGCTCTCCGCCCACCTGAGCTCGCGCAAGGAGGTCGGGGAGATCCTCCTCGCCTCGGGCGTCCCGACCGCCGTCCTGCAGGCCGCGGTGATCATCGGCTCGGGCAGCGCGTCCTTCGAGATGATGCGCTACCTCACCGAGCGGCTCCCGGCGATGATCGCGCCGAAGTGGCTGGAGAACCGTATCCAGCCCATCGCCGTGCGTGACGTCCTGCGCTACCTCGTCGGGGCGGCGTCCATGCCGGCCGAGGTCAGCCGCGCGTTCGACATCGGCGGCCCCGAGGTCCTCACCTACCGGCAGATGATGCAGCGCTACGCCGCTGTCGCCGGCCTGCCTCCGCGGGTCATCAGGACCGTCCCGGTCCTCACCCCACGGCTGGCGAGCCACTGGGTCGGCCTGGTCACCCCGGTGCCCGCCGGGCTCGCGCGCCCGCTCGTGGAGTCGCTCATCCACGAGGTCGTGGCGAAGGAGGAGGACATCAAGGCCTATGTCCCCGACCCGCCCGAGGGCCTCATCGGCTTCGACCGGGCCGTCGAGCTCGCCCTCCAGCGTGTCCGCGACTTCGACGTCTCCACGAGCTGGTCGTCCGCCTCCCCGGCCGGCGCGCCGTCCGACCCGCTGCCCGACGACCCGGACTGGGCCGGCGGGTCCCTCCAGGTGGACGAGCGCGAGACGGTCGTCGACGCCGGCGCCGACGACCTGTGGACGGTCATCGAGGGCATCGGCGGGGCCCACGGCTGGTACTCCTGGCGGCTGGGGTGGGGGGCGCGCGGGCTCATGGACCGCGTCTTCGGCGGGCCGGGCCTGCGCCGTGGCCGACGTCATCCGCACCAGCTCGCCGTCGGCGACGCACTGGACTGGTGGCGGGTGGAGAAGCTCGACGACGGCCACCTCCTGCGGCTGCGGGCGGAGATGCGTCTGCCCGGCGAAGCCTGGCTCGAGCTCGTGGCCGACACCGACGACGCCGGCCGGACGGTCTTCCGCCAGCGGGCGATCTACCACCCGCACGGCCTGCTCGGCCAGGCGTACTGGTGGGCGGTCTACCCCTTCCACGGCGTGGTCTTCGGCGGCATGCAGCGCAACATCGCGCGCGCCGCCGAGGAGGCGGCGAAGGAGTCGACGGACGGGGCCACCCCGGGCACGGCGCCGTGAGCCGTCCCGCCGCCCGGACGGACCGCGCCCGGCAGGTCGCGGTGACGCTCAGCTACGTCGTCTGCGTGGTCGGGTCGATGATCGGCGTCGGGGTCTTCGGCGGGACGCCGATCCAGGGCGCAGCGGGCGGGCTCCTCGGCGCTGACGCCACCCATCTGGCACCGGCCTCGCCGGCCTTCTCGGTCTGGTCGCTCATCTACCTCGGTCTGGGTGCGTACACGGTCGTCCAGTGGCTGCCAGGGCGCGCCGCCGACCGCCGCCAC is a window from the Georgenia muralis genome containing:
- a CDS encoding GAF domain-containing sensor histidine kinase translates to MSAEATRDDGIHVRRATDATGGADRRPDTIASNTSSLLGAAIDLTSHLDVQSALKNFVDRAARLSGARYAALGVLDSRGNTTAFVQVGVSEEEQAVLKHPPRGYGVLGAIPVDGPLLLDDLTQHPDFGGFPPGHPPMHSFLGVPVRVNEQVFGRLYLAEKPGGFTEHDAQDMMSLAEAAAVAIENSRLYAEARNRERWIAVSQDITTTLLEGTEEEEALEMIVSRVRDVAEADTALIVLPSVGDAWACEIADGYLAGDLLGLVFPPDGRAMTVLKEGTGLIVDSLTRLRTLRLRELAQFGPALYAPMMLRGEGKGVLLLLRRIGGPEFDPSDRAMAESVARQAALALELAAARHAQDVAALLDERARIGRDLHDLAIQQLFATGMQLEAARTAAAERGDPALTTLLEDSLSSVDESVKQIRAIVHSLREPDTAVVLVERLRREASLARTSLGYAPSLVIDVEGTVISDDDAQAGLVDIIDDRVDADISDDVVAVVREGLSNAARHARAASVQVRVSVLGSGPTGRVVVDVEDDGGGVDPTVSRRSGLANLATRARRHGGTFSLGKSEHGQGSLMSWQVPLS
- a CDS encoding response regulator, translated to MIIDDHEVVRRGIAEIVDRAEGLTVVAEAGSVAEAVRRAQLVRPEVLLVDLQLPDGTGIDIIATLREKVPDARPIVLTSFDDDDALASALAAGAKAYLLKTVRGAEIADVVRAVAAGRTLLDERTVTRRRADHEDPTADLTPSERRVLELIGDGLSNREIGDRLGVAEKTVKNHITALLSKMGLQRRTQVAAWVAGQRAAGWRG
- the mutM gene encoding bifunctional DNA-formamidopyrimidine glycosylase/DNA-(apurinic or apyrimidinic site) lyase yields the protein MPELPEVETVRAGLAGRVVGRRVATAEVLHPRAVRRQPGGAAELAARVAGRTVTAAVRRGKYLWLNLGEPGGPGEQDGPQEALVAHLGMSGQLLVQEPDGSRRHDADAAAFLAEVPRRDLTATLPPTLVRTVPLSTAHLRVRLVFDDGGQLWFVDQRTFGHVMVAGTVPTADGGPGGHGSAAPVLPVPVAHIARDLLDPVLDRAALVRRTRARRTEVKRALLDQTLVSGVGNIYADEALWRARLHGSRPTDRLAPARVRELLDAATDVMREALAVGGTSFDALYVDVEGAAGYFARSLNAYGREGLPCPRCGRPIRREQFMNRSSFSCPGCQRRVRA
- the rnc gene encoding ribonuclease III, coding for MSRRRARHDDVVETPARDDVQALLGALGTDIDPELLVLALTHRSFAHEAGGLPTNERLEFLGDSVLGIVVTEYLYRHHPDVPEGDLARMRAATVSQRALAGVARDLDLGAFILLGRGELVTGGREKDSILSDTVEALIGATYLCHGLEHTRRVVERLVAPLLGQAARLGAGLDWKTSLQELAAGRGLGAPGYVVSGTGPDHARTFSAVVLLEGERYGQGVGPSKKVAEQNAAEDAYERLDGDAGPLPGADEAEPLGPGADEVRRA
- a CDS encoding YceD family protein; translated protein: MDPRSPLVVSTHDLGRRAGAMRTLRTSVPAPADMGTEVIGVPLGAELDLDLTLQAVADGVLVTGTAAAPLHGECVRCLRDVDSSITVDVSELYYYEGRKAALTEEGDEEAEDLPELEGELLDLEPTVRDAVVLALPFQPLCRADCAGLCPHCGVRLDDAEPGHHHEELDPRWAALGSLFAENEGSDPEGGEEAR
- the coaD gene encoding pantetheine-phosphate adenylyltransferase, coding for MDATRDGTLAVCPGSYDPITLGHVDVVRRARGLFDEVVVAVAHNPDKRYLLDLDERLALARSATAAMAGVRVAAVPGLLADFCTRVGATAVVKGLRGAADFDAEHSMALMNRHLSGVETVFVMGDPALAHVASSLVKDVARHGGPVEDLVTADVAAALRRVLPAPPVPGGTR
- the rsmD gene encoding 16S rRNA (guanine(966)-N(2))-methyltransferase RsmD is translated as MTRIVAGSAGGRSLDVPRSGTRPTSERVREALFSRLDHLGVVRGAVVLDLYAGSGALGLEAASRGARRVTLVEAARPAAALCRKNAAGLGLGGVTVVGARVLTHLAGPPLAADLVLLDPPYEIGEDDLAEVLARLGDGWVAPDGVVVVERSRRSPEPAWPAGMVRTDSRTYGDTQVWFAEPAPRSGEPAPQSG
- a CDS encoding transferase; the protein is MRNQQRNEFEDDEGVTRRYAPHANGGGYVETAARVDPTAFVGEGAYVDPGAQVMPRARVAARAWVDRGSVVGADAEIGPGAHVGPGAVVGSGATIGARARVGEWVRVAPGSRVAPDTVLTAGVTTAAEAGPAGTTSTSSSRSSARRRRAA
- a CDS encoding LLM class flavin-dependent oxidoreductase; translated protein: MSVPVSVLDLATVHTGGTARETLDSSVDLARHAERWGYRRYWFAEHHNMPTVASSATAVLVGHVAAHTSTIRVGAGGVMLPNHSPLVVAEQFGTLETLYPGRIDLGLGRAPGGDLAMLRALRRDPSAAESFPQDVVELQSLLGPLSPGQSVRATPGTGTEVPLYILGSSLFGARLAAALGLPYAFASHFAPTALVDAVQTYRREYRPSERHPEPWVIAGLNVFAADTDAAARELHADALRAGAARLTRRGEDLTPAEADAVLASPAGDQIRMMTHYSAVGGPEGLQDQVEMFVRHAAADEIIVATNAPTHEQRRRSYEILAEALDLAG
- a CDS encoding SDR family oxidoreductase codes for the protein MTDAPLALVSGATGYIGGRLVPELLAAGMRVRAMARHPDRLDGRPWRSSIEVVAADALDEDALAAAMDGVDVAYYLIHSLGTGSTFEERDRRTARTFGVAARRAGVGRIVYLGGLHPEEEELSAHLSSRKEVGEILLASGVPTAVLQAAVIIGSGSASFEMMRYLTERLPAMIAPKWLENRIQPIAVRDVLRYLVGAASMPAEVSRAFDIGGPEVLTYRQMMQRYAAVAGLPPRVIRTVPVLTPRLASHWVGLVTPVPAGLARPLVESLIHEVVAKEEDIKAYVPDPPEGLIGFDRAVELALQRVRDFDVSTSWSSASPAGAPSDPLPDDPDWAGGSLQVDERETVVDAGADDLWTVIEGIGGAHGWYSWRLGWGARGLMDRVFGGPGLRRGRRHPHQLAVGDALDWWRVEKLDDGHLLRLRAEMRLPGEAWLELVADTDDAGRTVFRQRAIYHPHGLLGQAYWWAVYPFHGVVFGGMQRNIARAAEEAAKESTDGATPGTAP